In the Clupea harengus chromosome 16, Ch_v2.0.2, whole genome shotgun sequence genome, one interval contains:
- the LOC105896761 gene encoding zinc finger protein 883-like, whose product MSQTTPHTPGAESNLSPVESAQLFKFVADLLKTSPDEREALEQMNLDECQSKIDDLIRHVHDPYRKVFTIKRVIGRLFLFHHQSSRLEIEILRKENQELSSSCDRLDTRNQKLHEELKLSNETLGKPTMRKIRKNAQRTWETVVRPVDQPDEEPRVLNTFTRSSDVRRHQLIHTGERPFRCSHCEKTFQHAWDLTKHQRKTHGECIFRCQTCSSDFPNLRTLAAHHKKSHEGPMPHTCSICGESFPEPVTLIEHRKTHGDKLEYKCQQCGEGFDTLLERSKHRQTHMGKRQFKCPQCDKTYTRRADVKRHQLTHTGERPHQCAQCGRCFGLNSALKKHQVVHTGERPYKCEHCPKRFTLVSILERHQRMHTGERPFLCSQCGKRFLSLGELSKHYKSHTDDRPYPCTLCNKRLKSKRALQEHVLAHSGERPYPCSYCGKRFTKPFALTRHHLMHTGERPFTCSHCDKTFLTSAEVALHERVHTGERPYACPECPMKFRSSSELARHKRNHTGERPHACGICAKAFSSVAKLNKHTLTHARDKAITCVSLPDNPEGLNQAASIVGEHRVVLTLTTTQNEVDM is encoded by the exons ATGAGCCAGACCACCCCACACACGCCAGGAGCTGAGAGTAACCTCTCTCCTGTGGAGTCCGCCCAACTTTTTAAATTTGTGGCAGACCTCCTCAAAACCTCCCCTGATGAAAGGGAGGCACTTGAACAGATGAACCTAGATGAGTGTCAGTCCAAGATTGACGACTTAATCAGGCATGTTCATGATCCCTACCGTAAAGTCTTCACCATTAAAAGAGTGATAGGTAGATTATTCCTGTTTCATCACCAGAGCAGCCGCCTGGAGATAGAGATTCTCCGCAAGGAGAACCAGGAACTGAGTTCTAGTTGTGACAGACTAGACACACGCAACCAGAAACTACATGAGGAGCTCAAGCTCTCTAATGAGACACTG GGTAAACCCACCATGCGGAAGATTAGGAAGAATGCACAAAGGACATGGGAGACAGTGGTGCGCCCGGTGGACCAGCCGGATGAGGAGCCTAGAGTGCTCAAT ACCTTCACGCGCTCGTCAGACGTGCGCCGGCACCAGCTGATCCACACGGGGGAGCGTCCCTTCCGCTGCTCCCACTGCGAGAAGACCTTTCAGCACGCCTGGGACCTCACCAAGCACCAGCGCAAGACCCACGGCGAGTGCATCTTCCGCTGCCAGACGTGCAGCTCCGACTTCCCCAACCTGCGCACGCTGGCAGCCCACCACAAGAAGAGCCACGAGGGGCCCATGCCGCACACGTGCTCCATCTGTGGCGAGAGCTTCCCGGAACCGGTAACCCTGATCGAGCACCGGAAGACGCACGGTGACAAGCTCGAGTACAAGTGTCAGCAGTGCGGCGAGGGCTTCGACACCCTGCTGGAGCGCTCCAAGCACCGGCAGACGCACATGGGCAAGCGGCAGTTCAAGTGCCCGCAGTGCGACAAGACGTACACGCGGCGGGCTGACGTCAAGCGGCACCAGCTGACCCACACCGGTGAGCGGCCGCACCAGTGCGCCCAGTGCGGCCGCTGCTTTGGCCTCAACTCTGCGCTCAAGAAGCACCAGGTGGTACACACCGGGGAGAGGCCCTACAAGTGCGAACACTGCCCCAAGCGCTTCACCTTGGTGTCTATCCTGGAACGCCACCAGCGCATGCACACTGGCGAAAGGCCCTTCCTATGCTCGCAGTGCGGCAAGCGCTTCCTCTCCCTGGGCGAGCTCTCCAAGCACTACAAGTCCCACACTGACGACAGGCCATACCCGTGCACGCTGTGCAACAAGCGTCTCAAGTCCAAGCGGGCACTCCAGGAGCACGTCCTGGCGCACAGCGGCGAGCGGCCGTACCCCTGCTCGTACTGCGGCAAGCGTTTCACCAAGCCCTTCGCCCTGACCCGCCACCATCTTATGCACACGGGCGAGAGGCCGTTCACGTGCTCCCACTGCGACAAGACCTTCCTGACCTCGGCTGAGGTGGCACTGCACGAGCGGGTGCACACGGGCGAGCGGCCGTACGCCTGCCCAGAATGCCCCATGAAATTCCGCAGCTCGTCCGAGCTTGCGAGGCACAAGCGTAACCACACCGGGGAACGGCCCCATGCCTGCGGGATCTGCGCCAAAGCTTTCTCTAGTGTGGCCAAACTTAACAAACACACGCTGACCCACGCGAGGGACAAAGCTATTACGTGTGTGAGCTTGCCTGACAATCCAGAGGGACTGAACCAGGCTGCCAGCATAGTGGGGGAGCACAGGGTTGTCCTGACCTTAACAACAACCCAGAATGAAGTTGATATGTGA
- the LOC105907339 gene encoding C-type lectin domain family 4 member E-like isoform X3, with the protein MGNTTEMTNIQQVIIWSHKAGTTGVPTLICCCSLSVFCCCVESLFWVCSMPSKRRPSNNKTTQGRLQIYFTQKINKSENYFWIGLTDSEKEGQWKWVDNTDLKLKFWHKGQPNNSKGFGNHTTGEDCGIVRHVTRSEHNWFDEYCGSLNNRICEV; encoded by the exons ATGGGAAACACCACAGAAATGACCAACATTCAACAA GTAATTATTTGGAGTCACAAGGCAGGAACCACGGGTGTACCCACACTAATatgctgctgctctctctctgtgttttgctgCTGTGTGGAATCATTGTTCTGGGTGTGCTCT ATGCCATCCAAGAGAAGACCctccaacaacaaaacaacccaG GGTCGCTTACAG ATCTACTTCAcgcagaaaataaacaaatcagaGAATTACTTCTGGATCGGTTTGACAGATTCTGAGAAAGAGGGCCAGTGGAAGTGGGTGGACAACACTGATCTCAAACTCAA GTTCTGGCATAAAGGCCaaccaaacaactcaaaaggGTTTGGCAACCATACCACTGGAGAGGACTGTGGCATAGTGAGACACGTGACACGCAGTGAACACAACTGGTTTGATGAGTATTGTGGTTCACTTAATAACAGAATATGTGAAGTCTAA
- the LOC105907339 gene encoding C-type lectin domain family 4 member E-like isoform X1 — MPGSEEIYQNMPSKASKVKIPQEQWQPDHGKHHRNDQHSTSNYLESQGRNHGCTHTNMLLLSLCVLLLCGIIVLGVLYAIQEKTLQQQNNPGSLTGQCFDGWESFNGSCYYFSHDALNWTASRDECRSVGGHLVIIDRKETQIYFTQKINKSENYFWIGLTDSEKEGQWKWVDNTDLKLKFWHKGQPNNSKGFGNHTTGEDCGIVRHVTRSEHNWFDEYCGSLNNRICEV; from the exons ATGCCTGGCAGCGAGGAAATCTATCAAAATATGCCATCCAAAGCTTCAAAGGTGAAAATCCCTCAAGAACAGTGGCAGCCAGATCATGGGAAACACCACAGAAATGACCAACATTCAACAA GTAATTATTTGGAGTCACAAGGCAGGAACCACGGGTGTACCCACACTAATatgctgctgctctctctctgtgttttgctgCTGTGTGGAATCATTGTTCTGGGTGTGCTCT ATGCCATCCAAGAGAAGACCctccaacaacaaaacaacccaG GGTCGCTTACAGGTCAGTGCTTTGATGGCTGGGAGTCCTTTAATGGCAGTTGTTATTATTTCTCTCATGATGCGTTGAACTGGACTGCAAGTAGAGATGAATGCCGCTCAGTAGGTGGGCATCTGGTGATCATAGACAGGAAAGAAACACAG ATCTACTTCAcgcagaaaataaacaaatcagaGAATTACTTCTGGATCGGTTTGACAGATTCTGAGAAAGAGGGCCAGTGGAAGTGGGTGGACAACACTGATCTCAAACTCAA GTTCTGGCATAAAGGCCaaccaaacaactcaaaaggGTTTGGCAACCATACCACTGGAGAGGACTGTGGCATAGTGAGACACGTGACACGCAGTGAACACAACTGGTTTGATGAGTATTGTGGTTCACTTAATAACAGAATATGTGAAGTCTAA
- the LOC105907339 gene encoding C-type lectin domain family 4 member E-like isoform X2, with protein MPGSEEIYQNMPSKASKVKIPQEQWQPDHGKHHRNDQHSTSNYLESQGRNHGCTHTNMLLLSLCVLLLCGIIVLGVLYAIQEKTLQQQNNPGSLTGQCFDGWESFNGSCYYFSHDALNWTASRDECRSVGGHLVIIDRKETQVDSIIILLLIILTI; from the exons ATGCCTGGCAGCGAGGAAATCTATCAAAATATGCCATCCAAAGCTTCAAAGGTGAAAATCCCTCAAGAACAGTGGCAGCCAGATCATGGGAAACACCACAGAAATGACCAACATTCAACAA GTAATTATTTGGAGTCACAAGGCAGGAACCACGGGTGTACCCACACTAATatgctgctgctctctctctgtgttttgctgCTGTGTGGAATCATTGTTCTGGGTGTGCTCT ATGCCATCCAAGAGAAGACCctccaacaacaaaacaacccaG GGTCGCTTACAGGTCAGTGCTTTGATGGCTGGGAGTCCTTTAATGGCAGTTGTTATTATTTCTCTCATGATGCGTTGAACTGGACTGCAAGTAGAGATGAATGCCGCTCAGTAGGTGGGCATCTGGTGATCATAGACAGGAAAGAAACACAGGTTGATTCCATCATAATTTTACTTCTCATCATTTTGacaatttaa
- the LOC105907339 gene encoding C-type lectin domain family 2 member D-like isoform X4, protein MPGSEEIYQNMPSKASKVKIPQEQWQPDHGKHHRNDQHSTSNYLESQGRNHGCTHTNMLLLSLCVLLLCGIIVLGVLYAIQEKTLQQQNNPGSLTGQCFDGWESFNGSCYYFSHDALNWTASRDECRSVDLLHAENKQIRELLLDRFDRF, encoded by the exons ATGCCTGGCAGCGAGGAAATCTATCAAAATATGCCATCCAAAGCTTCAAAGGTGAAAATCCCTCAAGAACAGTGGCAGCCAGATCATGGGAAACACCACAGAAATGACCAACATTCAACAA GTAATTATTTGGAGTCACAAGGCAGGAACCACGGGTGTACCCACACTAATatgctgctgctctctctctgtgttttgctgCTGTGTGGAATCATTGTTCTGGGTGTGCTCT ATGCCATCCAAGAGAAGACCctccaacaacaaaacaacccaG GGTCGCTTACAGGTCAGTGCTTTGATGGCTGGGAGTCCTTTAATGGCAGTTGTTATTATTTCTCTCATGATGCGTTGAACTGGACTGCAAGTAGAGATGAATGCCGCTCAGTAG ATCTACTTCAcgcagaaaataaacaaatcagaGAATTACTTCTGGATCGGTTTGACAGATTCTGA
- the LOC105907340 gene encoding C-type lectin domain family 4 member E-like: MSEEIVYSAVKLKGNSRESENTGTREHGKGKEHIGDVEYGAVTFRRNEMHNQKQHPTGCRNYFRLAGGALFILLICAAVVLFIMFSGSSGGQCSDGWESFSGSCYYFPHDALNWTASRNQCMSVGGHLVIIDRKEEQIYITQKINKSENDFWIGLTDSEKEGQWKWVDNTDLKLKFWHKAQPNNSKGFGNHTTGEDCGIVRHVTRSERNWFDEYCGSLNNRICEV; encoded by the exons ATGTCTGAAGAGATTGTCTACTCTGCGGTAAAGTTAAAGGGTAATAGTAGAGAGTCAGAGAACACAGGAACTAGAGAGCATGGGAAAG GAAAGGAACATATTGGTGATGTTGAATACGGTGCTGTCACCTTCAGAAGAAATGAAATGCATAATCAAAAACAACATCCAACAG GGTGTCGCAACTATTTCAGGCTAGCTGGTGGCGCTCTCTTTATTCTGCTTATATGTGCGGCCGTAGTTCTATTCATAATGT TTTCAGGCTCTTCTGGAGGTCAGTGCTCTGATGGCTGGGAGTCCTTTAGTGGCAGTTGTTATTACTTCCCTCATGATGCATTGAACTGGACTGCAAGTAGAAATCAATGCATGTCAGTTGGTGGGCATCTGGTGATCATAGACAGGAAAGAGGAACAG ATCTACatcacacagaaaataaacaaatcagaGAATGACTTTTGGATCGGTTTGACCGATTCTGAGAAAGAGGGCCAGTGGAAGTGGGTGGACAACACTGATCTCAAACTCAA GTTCTGGCATAAAGCCCaaccaaacaactcaaaaggGTTTGGCAACCATACCACTGGAGAGGACTGTGGCATAGTGAGACACGTGACACGCAGTGAGCGCAACTGGTTTGATGAGTATTGTGGTTCACTTAATAACAGAATATGTGAAGTCTAG